From one Conyzicola nivalis genomic stretch:
- a CDS encoding DUF4126 domain-containing protein — protein sequence MLEILTGTGLAFAAGLNAYIPMLLLGLGARLVDFIELPAGWAWLENEWVLGILAVLLVIEFFADKIPAVDSVNDVIQTVVRPTSGGIVFGSGSASETAAVTDPAAFFSSNQWVPIVTGVVIALLVHGAKTAVRPAANAATLGLAAPLLSVAEDVSSVFLSVFAILVPVLVVVAIAGLVVLFVVLRRRRMAATRKGDGHSVIPSD from the coding sequence GTGCTGGAGATCCTGACGGGAACCGGACTCGCATTCGCGGCCGGGCTCAATGCCTACATCCCGATGCTGCTGCTCGGCCTCGGCGCCCGCCTCGTCGACTTCATCGAGCTACCGGCGGGCTGGGCCTGGCTCGAGAACGAGTGGGTGCTGGGCATTCTCGCCGTGCTGCTCGTGATCGAGTTCTTCGCCGACAAGATCCCCGCCGTCGACTCGGTCAACGACGTGATCCAGACCGTCGTGCGGCCGACCTCCGGCGGCATCGTGTTCGGCAGCGGCTCCGCGAGCGAGACCGCGGCGGTCACCGACCCGGCCGCTTTCTTCTCGTCGAACCAGTGGGTGCCGATCGTCACCGGTGTTGTGATCGCCCTGCTCGTGCACGGCGCGAAGACCGCCGTGCGCCCCGCCGCGAACGCGGCGACCCTCGGGCTCGCCGCGCCGCTGCTGAGTGTCGCCGAAGACGTGAGCAGCGTCTTCCTGTCGGTGTTCGCGATCCTCGTGCCGGTTCTCGTCGTGGTGGCGATCGCCGGGCTGGTCGTGCTGTTCGTGGTGCTGCGCAGACGACGAATGGCCGCCACCCGCAAGGGTGACGGCCATTCGGTGATTCCTAGTGACTAG
- the uvrC gene encoding excinuclease ABC subunit UvrC, with protein sequence MSDTVTWRPKAGEIPTAPGVYRFRDAGGRVLYVGKANSLRARLANYFQPLRSLHERTRRMVLSAASVEWTVVGSEFEALQLEYTWIKEFDPPFNVKFRDDKSYPYLAITLGETVPRVLVTRNKNLKGARYFGPYTKVWAIRETVDLMLKAFPMRSCSDATYKRAEQTGRPCLLGDIGKCAAPCVGRVSKEDHKSIALDFASFMGGNDTRYTAEVSKKMMAASQEMDYESAARYRDQLSALENALSKSSVVLNDEVDADIFGIAHDELAAAVQQFIVRGGRIRGVRGWVVDKELDLELPELVDTVLQNAYGDQEPPREILVPALPEDATELERFLTDLRDAPGKVALRVAQRGDKAALALTVSTNARNALMLYKTRRSGDFVARSQALADIQEALGMSDAPLRMECYDVSHLSGTNIVASMVVFEDGLPRKDQYRRFSIAESTDDTESIYQTLMRRLAHLDDEPDAGEAAEAAIALSTDATVVVGGDDVAVERKRFAYRPNLLIVDGGQPQVAAAQRALDDSGVTGIQLCGIAKRLEEIWLPDSDYPVILPRNSDALFLFQRIRDEAHRFAITYQRQRRKSDITSRLADIPGLGAKRVRDLLTHFGSVTRLRAATVEQITEVKGIGAALAQQIVEGLRNP encoded by the coding sequence ATGAGCGACACCGTCACGTGGCGACCGAAGGCGGGGGAGATCCCGACCGCGCCCGGCGTCTACCGCTTCCGCGACGCCGGCGGGCGGGTGCTCTACGTCGGCAAGGCGAACAGCCTGCGCGCGCGGTTGGCGAACTACTTCCAACCGCTGCGCAGCCTGCACGAGCGCACCAGGCGCATGGTGCTGTCCGCGGCGAGCGTCGAGTGGACCGTGGTGGGCAGCGAGTTCGAGGCCCTGCAGCTCGAGTACACCTGGATCAAAGAGTTCGACCCGCCGTTCAACGTCAAGTTCCGCGACGACAAGAGCTACCCGTACCTCGCGATCACACTCGGCGAGACGGTGCCACGGGTGCTCGTCACCCGCAACAAGAACCTCAAGGGTGCCCGCTATTTCGGCCCGTACACCAAGGTGTGGGCCATCCGCGAAACCGTCGACCTGATGCTCAAGGCGTTCCCGATGCGCAGCTGCTCCGACGCCACCTACAAGCGAGCCGAGCAGACCGGCCGGCCCTGCCTGCTCGGTGACATCGGCAAGTGCGCGGCGCCGTGCGTCGGGCGGGTCAGCAAAGAAGACCACAAGTCGATCGCTCTCGACTTCGCGTCGTTTATGGGCGGCAACGACACCCGCTACACCGCCGAGGTGTCGAAGAAAATGATGGCCGCGTCGCAGGAGATGGACTACGAGTCGGCCGCGCGCTACCGCGACCAGCTCTCCGCGCTCGAGAACGCGCTGTCGAAGAGCAGCGTCGTGCTGAACGACGAGGTCGACGCCGACATCTTCGGAATCGCGCACGACGAACTCGCCGCCGCGGTGCAGCAGTTCATCGTGCGCGGCGGCCGCATCCGCGGTGTGCGCGGCTGGGTCGTCGACAAGGAGCTCGATCTCGAACTGCCCGAGCTCGTCGACACGGTGCTGCAGAACGCCTACGGCGACCAGGAGCCGCCGCGGGAAATCCTCGTGCCCGCCCTGCCCGAAGACGCCACCGAGCTCGAGCGGTTCCTCACCGACCTGCGTGACGCCCCCGGCAAGGTCGCACTGCGTGTCGCCCAGCGCGGTGACAAGGCTGCCCTCGCGCTCACGGTCTCGACCAACGCGCGTAACGCGCTCATGCTCTACAAGACGCGGCGCAGCGGCGACTTCGTGGCGCGGTCCCAGGCCCTCGCCGACATCCAGGAGGCCCTCGGCATGTCCGACGCCCCCCTGCGCATGGAGTGCTACGACGTCTCCCACCTCAGCGGCACGAACATCGTCGCGTCGATGGTGGTCTTCGAAGACGGCCTGCCGCGCAAAGACCAGTACCGCCGATTCTCGATCGCCGAGTCGACAGACGACACCGAGTCGATCTACCAGACGCTCATGCGTCGACTGGCCCACCTCGACGACGAGCCGGACGCGGGGGAGGCTGCCGAGGCCGCGATCGCCCTGTCGACGGATGCGACCGTCGTCGTCGGCGGCGACGATGTAGCCGTCGAGCGCAAGCGGTTCGCGTACCGGCCGAACCTGCTGATCGTCGACGGCGGCCAGCCCCAGGTCGCCGCGGCCCAGCGCGCACTCGACGACTCCGGGGTCACGGGCATCCAGCTCTGCGGCATCGCCAAACGGCTGGAAGAGATCTGGCTGCCCGACTCCGACTACCCGGTCATCCTGCCGCGCAACAGCGACGCGCTGTTCCTGTTCCAGCGCATCCGCGACGAGGCGCACCGCTTCGCGATCACCTACCAACGACAGCGCCGCAAGTCCGACATCACCTCGCGCCTCGCCGACATCCCCGGGCTCGGGGCGAAGCGGGTGCGCGACCTGCTCACGCACTTCGGGTCGGTCACGCGACTCAGGGCCGCCACGGTGGAGCAGATCACCGAGGTGAAGGGCATCGGCGCGGCTCTCGCGCAGCAGATCGTCGAGGGGTTACGCAACCCATGA
- the coaE gene encoding dephospho-CoA kinase, with translation MYLIGLTGGIASGKSVVAKRLAERGAVVVDADLLAREVVEPGTPGLAAIADRFGPGVISPDGGLDRPALGAIVFSDPEARLALNAITHPAVWRRARELFDEAERHDPDAVVVYDVPLLAEAAADRPITFDLVVVVSASAETRLKRLVELRGMSEAEARNRIGSQATDAERLAIADVVIDSDGSLVETLAQADALYAKIGAL, from the coding sequence ATGTACCTGATCGGTCTCACCGGAGGAATCGCATCCGGCAAATCTGTCGTCGCCAAACGTCTCGCAGAGCGCGGAGCGGTGGTGGTGGATGCCGACCTCCTCGCGCGCGAGGTCGTCGAGCCGGGCACACCCGGTCTCGCCGCCATCGCAGACCGCTTCGGCCCGGGGGTCATCTCTCCCGACGGCGGCCTCGACCGTCCCGCGCTCGGCGCGATCGTGTTCAGCGACCCGGAGGCGCGCCTCGCCCTCAACGCCATCACCCATCCGGCGGTCTGGCGTCGCGCGCGCGAGCTCTTCGACGAGGCGGAGCGCCACGACCCCGACGCAGTCGTCGTCTACGACGTGCCGCTCCTCGCCGAGGCGGCCGCCGACCGGCCGATCACCTTCGACCTCGTCGTGGTCGTGAGTGCCAGCGCGGAGACGCGCCTGAAACGGCTCGTCGAGCTGCGCGGCATGAGCGAGGCGGAGGCACGCAACCGCATCGGCTCCCAGGCGACCGACGCCGAGCGTCTGGCGATCGCCGACGTGGTCATCGACAGCGACGGTTCGCTCGTTGAGACCCTCGCGCAGGCCGACGCGCTCTATGCCAAAATCGGCGCCTTGTAG
- the rpsA gene encoding 30S ribosomal protein S1, with amino-acid sequence MTLVTPAKAPKQVAINDIGSAEDFLAAVEKTLKFFNDGDLIEGTVVKIDRDEVLLDVGYKTEGVIPSRELSIKHDVDPSEVVQVGDTVEALVLQKEDKEGRLILSKKRAQYERAWGDVEKIKDEDGIVTGSVIEVVKGGLIVDIGLRGFLPASLIELRRVRDLTPYLGQEIEAKILELDKNRNNVVLSRRALLEQTQSESRTTFLANLAKGQVRKGVVSSIVNFGAFVDLGGVDGLVHVSELSWKHIEHASEVVEVGQEVTVEILEVDLERERVSLSLKATQEDPWQVFARTHAIGQVAPGKVTKLVPFGAFVRVAEGIEGLVHISELSGKHVELAEQVVSVGDEVFVKVIDIDLERRRISLSLKQANEGVDPEGTEFDPALYGMLTEYDEAGNYKYPDGFDPETQEWKEGFETQREKWEQEYAAAQARWESHKKQVAAAAIEEANPSSGDVPSGASTFSSDSASAGTLADDESLAALREKLSNNS; translated from the coding sequence ATGACACTCGTAACGCCCGCCAAGGCGCCCAAGCAGGTCGCGATCAATGACATCGGATCCGCAGAAGACTTCCTTGCAGCGGTCGAAAAGACGCTGAAGTTTTTCAACGATGGCGACCTCATCGAAGGTACCGTCGTAAAGATCGACCGTGACGAGGTTCTCCTCGACGTCGGTTACAAGACCGAGGGTGTAATCCCCTCCCGCGAACTCTCCATCAAGCACGATGTAGACCCGAGCGAGGTCGTCCAGGTGGGCGACACCGTCGAGGCTCTTGTCCTCCAGAAGGAAGACAAAGAAGGCCGTCTCATCCTGTCGAAGAAGCGCGCTCAGTACGAGCGTGCGTGGGGCGACGTCGAGAAGATCAAGGACGAGGACGGAATCGTCACCGGTTCGGTCATCGAGGTCGTCAAGGGTGGCCTCATCGTCGACATCGGTCTTCGTGGCTTCCTTCCCGCCTCGCTCATCGAGCTTCGTCGCGTTCGCGACCTGACGCCGTACCTCGGCCAGGAGATCGAAGCGAAGATCCTCGAGCTCGACAAGAACCGCAACAACGTCGTGCTTTCCCGCCGCGCGCTCCTCGAGCAGACGCAGAGCGAGAGCCGCACCACGTTCCTCGCGAACCTCGCCAAGGGCCAGGTCCGCAAGGGTGTCGTCTCCTCGATCGTCAACTTCGGTGCATTTGTCGACCTGGGCGGCGTAGACGGTCTCGTCCACGTTTCCGAGCTGTCGTGGAAGCACATCGAGCACGCCTCCGAGGTCGTCGAGGTTGGCCAGGAAGTCACCGTCGAGATCCTCGAGGTCGACCTCGAGCGCGAGCGCGTGTCGCTGTCGCTCAAGGCCACCCAGGAAGACCCGTGGCAGGTATTCGCCCGCACCCACGCAATCGGACAGGTTGCACCGGGTAAGGTCACGAAGCTCGTTCCCTTCGGCGCGTTCGTTCGCGTCGCAGAGGGCATCGAGGGCCTCGTCCACATCTCCGAGCTCTCGGGCAAGCACGTCGAGCTCGCCGAGCAGGTTGTCTCGGTCGGCGACGAGGTGTTCGTCAAGGTCATCGACATCGACCTCGAGCGTCGCCGCATCTCCCTCTCGCTGAAGCAGGCGAACGAGGGCGTCGACCCCGAGGGCACCGAGTTCGACCCCGCACTCTACGGAATGCTCACCGAGTACGACGAAGCCGGAAACTACAAGTACCCGGACGGATTCGACCCGGAGACCCAGGAGTGGAAGGAAGGCTTCGAGACCCAGCGCGAGAAGTGGGAGCAGGAGTACGCTGCAGCCCAGGCTCGATGGGAGTCGCACAAGAAGCAGGTTGCAGCCGCAGCCATCGAAGAGGCCAACCCCTCCTCGGGCGACGTGCCCTCCGGCGCATCGACCTTCTCGAGCGACTCGGCCTCGGCCGGAACGCTCGCCGACGACGAGTCGCTCGCGGCTCTTCGCGAGAAGCTCAGCAACAACTCCTAG
- the uvrA gene encoding excinuclease ABC subunit UvrA gives MSISPVTGVPTLNVRGARVHNLKNVDLEIPRDSLVVFTGLSGSGKSSLAFDTIFAEGQRRYVESLSAYARQFLGQVDRPDVDFIEGLSPAVSIDQKSTNRNPRSTVGTITEIYDYMRLLWARIGVPHCPVCGEKIQRQTVQQIADQLMELETGTRYQVLSPIVSQKKGEFVDTFRELAAAGYSRAVVDGEVIQLSDPPTLKKQVKHDISVVVDRLVASDDALTRLTDSLETALRLTDGLVAINLVDEKGADATRTFSEKLSCPNNHPLQLTEIEPRTFSFNAPFGACPECSGLGTRMSVDADLLIADPTVSLADGVILPWAQSGKGLFNYFEKLLLGLSQDMKFSLKTPWGELSPEVQDAILKGNNFEVTVKWKNRFGREMKYSTGFEGVMPYIERKFLEAETDVQRQRFANYLREIPCPVCNGKRLKPEVLAVTVDGQNISDVCELSLADSYAFMNTVVLSERDAKIAAQVLREIRVRLEFLIEVGLNYLNLSRAAATLSGGEAQRIRLATQIGSGLTGVLYVLDEPSIGLHQRDNRRLIETLVKLKNLGNTLIVVEHDEDTIRTADWVVDIGPGAGEHGGVVVHSGSYEQLLENTESVTGDYLAGRRSIATPKKRRKVDKKRQVRVEGAKANNLRNVTVDFPLGVFTAVTGVSGSGKSSLVNDILYKVMANELNGARQIPGKHTRVTGLEHLDKVVHVDQNPIGRTPRSNPATYTGVFDKIRNLFAETQDAKARGYLPGRFSFNVKGGRCENCSGDGTIKIEMNFLPDVYVACEVCHGARYNRETLAVRYKGKNIAEVLDMPISEAADFFEAIGAIHRFLKTLVEVGLGYVRLGQSATTLSGGEAQRVKLATELQKRSNGRSIYVLDEPTTGLHFEDVRKLLLVLNSLVDKGNTVLVIEHNLDVIKSADWIIDIGPEGGAGGGQVLSTGTPEQLSKIEGSHTGFFLKEMLEGVRA, from the coding sequence GTGTCGATTTCTCCTGTAACTGGTGTGCCCACGCTCAACGTGCGCGGAGCCAGGGTCCACAATCTCAAGAACGTCGACCTGGAGATCCCGCGCGACTCCCTTGTCGTTTTCACCGGCCTGTCGGGGTCGGGCAAGTCGAGCCTCGCGTTCGACACGATCTTCGCCGAAGGCCAGCGTCGCTACGTCGAGTCGCTCTCGGCGTACGCCCGTCAGTTCCTCGGCCAGGTCGACCGTCCCGACGTCGACTTCATCGAGGGCCTGAGCCCCGCGGTCTCGATCGACCAGAAATCGACGAACCGCAACCCGCGGTCGACGGTGGGCACGATCACCGAGATCTACGACTACATGCGCCTGCTCTGGGCCCGCATCGGCGTGCCGCACTGCCCGGTCTGCGGCGAGAAGATCCAGCGCCAGACCGTGCAGCAGATCGCTGACCAGCTCATGGAGCTCGAGACCGGCACGCGCTACCAGGTGCTCAGCCCCATCGTCTCGCAGAAGAAGGGCGAGTTCGTCGACACCTTCCGCGAGCTCGCGGCCGCCGGTTACTCCCGCGCCGTGGTCGACGGTGAGGTCATCCAGCTCAGCGACCCGCCCACCCTGAAGAAGCAGGTGAAGCACGACATCTCCGTCGTGGTCGACCGGCTCGTGGCATCCGACGATGCGCTCACCAGGCTCACCGACTCCCTCGAGACGGCCCTGCGACTGACCGACGGCCTCGTCGCCATCAATCTCGTCGACGAGAAGGGTGCGGATGCGACGCGCACGTTCAGCGAGAAGCTCTCCTGCCCGAACAACCACCCGCTGCAGCTCACCGAGATCGAGCCCCGCACCTTCTCGTTCAACGCCCCGTTCGGCGCCTGCCCCGAGTGCTCGGGGCTGGGCACGCGCATGTCGGTCGATGCCGACCTGCTCATCGCGGACCCCACGGTGAGCCTCGCCGACGGAGTCATCCTGCCCTGGGCCCAGTCGGGTAAGGGCCTGTTCAACTACTTCGAGAAGCTGCTGCTCGGTCTGTCGCAGGATATGAAGTTCTCGCTCAAGACCCCGTGGGGCGAGCTGTCCCCCGAGGTGCAAGACGCCATCCTCAAGGGCAACAACTTCGAGGTCACGGTGAAGTGGAAGAACCGCTTCGGCCGCGAGATGAAGTACTCCACCGGTTTCGAGGGCGTGATGCCCTACATCGAGCGTAAGTTCCTCGAGGCGGAGACCGACGTGCAGCGCCAGCGGTTCGCGAACTACCTGCGTGAGATCCCCTGCCCCGTCTGCAACGGCAAGCGCCTCAAGCCCGAGGTGCTCGCGGTCACGGTCGACGGCCAGAACATCTCCGACGTCTGCGAGCTCAGCCTCGCCGACTCCTACGCGTTTATGAACACCGTCGTGCTCAGTGAGCGCGACGCGAAGATCGCCGCGCAGGTGCTGCGCGAGATCCGGGTGCGCCTCGAGTTCCTCATCGAGGTCGGGCTCAACTACCTCAACCTGTCCCGCGCCGCCGCCACCCTGTCCGGTGGGGAGGCGCAGCGCATCCGTCTGGCCACCCAGATCGGTTCCGGGCTCACGGGCGTGCTCTACGTGCTCGACGAGCCCTCCATCGGCCTGCACCAGCGCGACAACCGCCGTCTCATCGAGACCCTCGTGAAGCTCAAGAACCTCGGCAACACGCTCATCGTCGTCGAGCACGACGAAGACACCATCCGCACAGCCGACTGGGTCGTCGACATCGGACCGGGCGCGGGCGAGCACGGCGGCGTCGTGGTGCACTCGGGCAGCTACGAGCAGCTGCTCGAGAACACCGAGTCGGTCACCGGCGACTACCTCGCCGGCCGTCGGTCGATCGCGACGCCGAAGAAGCGCCGCAAGGTCGACAAGAAGCGCCAGGTGCGGGTCGAGGGCGCGAAGGCCAACAACCTGCGCAACGTCACCGTCGACTTCCCGCTTGGCGTGTTCACCGCCGTCACCGGTGTGAGCGGTTCGGGCAAATCGAGCCTCGTCAATGACATCCTCTACAAGGTGATGGCCAACGAGCTCAACGGCGCCCGCCAGATCCCCGGCAAGCACACCCGCGTCACCGGCCTCGAACACCTCGACAAGGTCGTGCACGTCGACCAGAACCCGATCGGGCGCACCCCGCGGTCGAACCCCGCCACCTACACGGGCGTGTTCGACAAGATCCGCAACCTGTTCGCCGAGACGCAGGACGCGAAGGCCCGGGGCTACCTGCCCGGCCGCTTCAGCTTCAACGTCAAGGGCGGCCGCTGTGAGAACTGCTCGGGCGACGGCACGATCAAGATCGAGATGAACTTCCTCCCCGACGTCTACGTCGCGTGCGAGGTGTGCCACGGCGCCCGGTACAACCGCGAGACCCTCGCGGTCCGCTACAAGGGCAAGAACATCGCCGAGGTCCTCGACATGCCGATCAGCGAGGCCGCCGACTTCTTCGAGGCCATCGGCGCCATCCACCGGTTCCTGAAGACGCTCGTCGAGGTCGGCCTCGGCTACGTGCGTCTCGGCCAGAGCGCGACGACCCTGTCGGGCGGTGAGGCGCAGCGCGTCAAGCTCGCGACCGAGCTGCAGAAGCGCTCCAACGGCCGCAGCATCTACGTTCTCGACGAGCCGACCACCGGTCTGCACTTCGAGGACGTGCGCAAGCTGCTCCTCGTGTTGAACAGCCTGGTCGACAAGGGCAACACCGTGCTCGTCATCGAGCACAACCTCGACGTCATCAAGAGCGCCGACTGGATCATCGACATCGGACCGGAGGGCGGAGCGGGCGGCGGCCAGGTGCTCTCCACCGGAACGCCCGAGCAGCTCTCGAAGATCGAGGGCAGCCACACCGGGTTCTTCCTCAAGGAGATGCTGGAGGGCGTGCGCGCCTAG
- the uvrB gene encoding excinuclease ABC subunit UvrB produces MEPTRAVRPFEVVSEYVPSGDQPTAIAELAGRVNAGETDVVLLGATGTGKSATTAWLIEQVQRPTLVLAHNKTLAAQLANEFRELMPNNAVEYFVSYYDYYQPEAYVPQTDTFIEKDSSINAEVERLRHSTTNSLLSRRDVVVVSTVSCIYGLGTPEGYMEAMVALQVGMQIPRETLIRKFVSMQYQRNDVDFSRGNFRVRGDTIEIIPMYEELAIRIEMFGDEIEALYSLHPLTGDIVKKLDAVSVFPGSHYVAGTDVMHRAIGTIKHELEERLKELEKQGKLLEAQRLRMRTTFDLEMMEQIGFCNGIENYSAHIDGRSPGEAPHCLIDYFPDDFLVVIDESHVTVPQIGAMYEGDASRKRTLVEHGFRLPSALDNRPLKWPEFLDRVGQRVYLSATPGKYELGITDSVVEQIIRPTGLLDPQIVVKPTKGQIDDLLEQINLRVDRNERVLVTTLTKKMSEELTEFLGESGVRVRYLHSDVDTLRRVELLTELRQGVYDVLVGINLLREGLDLPEVSLVAILDADKEGFLRSSTSLIQTIGRAARNVSGEVHMYADVLTDSMKRAIDETDRRREKQIAYNLEKGVDPQPLRKKIADITDALERENADTAALLAGRGDGRKKSPTPNLRQHGKAAAGANELEGIIRDLNDQMLLAAGELKFELAGRLRDEVADLKKELRQMEAAGHLR; encoded by the coding sequence ATGGAACCCACGCGCGCAGTCCGCCCCTTCGAGGTCGTGAGCGAATACGTCCCCAGTGGAGACCAGCCGACGGCAATTGCCGAACTGGCCGGCCGCGTCAACGCCGGCGAGACCGACGTCGTGCTGCTCGGCGCCACCGGTACCGGCAAGTCGGCCACGACGGCCTGGCTCATCGAGCAGGTGCAGCGTCCCACACTCGTGCTGGCGCACAACAAGACACTGGCGGCCCAGCTCGCCAACGAGTTCCGCGAACTCATGCCCAACAACGCGGTCGAATACTTCGTGTCGTACTACGACTACTACCAGCCAGAGGCCTACGTGCCGCAGACCGACACCTTCATCGAGAAGGACTCCTCGATCAACGCCGAGGTCGAGCGCCTGCGCCACTCCACGACCAACTCGCTGCTCAGCCGTCGCGACGTCGTTGTGGTCTCCACCGTCTCCTGCATCTACGGTCTAGGCACCCCCGAGGGCTACATGGAGGCCATGGTCGCCCTGCAGGTCGGAATGCAGATTCCCCGCGAGACCCTGATCCGCAAGTTCGTCTCCATGCAGTACCAGCGCAACGACGTCGACTTCTCGCGCGGCAACTTCCGCGTGCGCGGCGACACCATCGAGATCATCCCGATGTACGAAGAACTCGCGATCCGCATCGAGATGTTCGGCGACGAAATCGAGGCGCTCTATTCCCTGCACCCGCTCACCGGCGACATCGTCAAGAAGCTCGACGCCGTCTCCGTGTTCCCCGGATCGCACTACGTCGCCGGAACCGATGTCATGCACCGTGCCATCGGCACCATCAAGCACGAGCTCGAAGAGCGGCTCAAAGAGCTCGAGAAGCAGGGCAAGCTGCTCGAGGCGCAGCGCCTGCGCATGCGCACGACGTTCGACCTCGAGATGATGGAGCAGATCGGGTTCTGCAACGGCATCGAGAACTACTCGGCGCACATCGACGGCCGGTCGCCCGGCGAGGCGCCGCACTGCCTCATCGACTACTTCCCCGACGACTTCCTCGTCGTGATCGACGAGTCGCACGTCACCGTGCCGCAGATCGGCGCCATGTACGAGGGCGACGCGAGCCGCAAGCGCACCCTCGTCGAGCACGGCTTCCGCCTGCCGAGCGCACTCGACAACCGACCGCTCAAGTGGCCGGAGTTCCTCGACCGCGTCGGCCAGCGCGTCTACCTCTCGGCGACGCCCGGCAAGTACGAGCTCGGCATCACCGACTCGGTGGTCGAACAGATCATCCGCCCGACGGGCCTGCTCGACCCGCAGATCGTCGTGAAGCCCACCAAGGGCCAGATCGACGACCTGCTCGAGCAGATCAATCTGCGCGTCGACCGCAACGAACGCGTGCTGGTCACCACCCTCACCAAGAAGATGTCCGAGGAGCTCACCGAGTTCCTGGGGGAGTCCGGTGTGCGCGTCCGCTACCTGCATTCCGACGTCGACACGCTGCGGCGCGTCGAGCTGCTCACCGAACTGCGCCAGGGCGTCTACGACGTGCTCGTCGGCATCAACCTGCTGCGCGAGGGACTCGACCTTCCCGAGGTCTCGCTCGTCGCGATCCTCGACGCCGACAAGGAGGGCTTCCTGCGCTCCTCCACGTCGCTCATCCAGACCATCGGCCGCGCGGCCCGCAACGTCTCTGGCGAGGTGCACATGTACGCCGACGTGCTCACCGATTCGATGAAGCGGGCAATCGACGAGACCGACCGCCGCCGCGAGAAGCAGATCGCCTACAACCTCGAGAAGGGTGTCGACCCGCAACCGCTGCGCAAGAAGATCGCCGATATCACCGACGCGCTCGAGCGGGAGAACGCCGACACGGCCGCGCTGCTCGCCGGCCGCGGCGACGGCCGCAAGAAGTCACCGACGCCCAACCTGCGCCAGCACGGCAAGGCCGCGGCGGGAGCGAACGAGCTCGAGGGCATCATCCGCGACCTCAACGACCAGATGCTGCTCGCCGCGGGCGAACTCAAGTTCGAACTCGCCGGCCGCCTGCGCGACGAGGTCGCCGACCTGAAGAAAGAGCTACGACAGATGGAAGCCGCCGGTCACCTGCGTTAG